The genomic DNA TGAACTTcaggttgttggtgccagacaggctagtctgagtgtttcagaaattgCTGCTCTGCTGGGGTTTTCCTGTGCAATCATCTTTGGAGTTTACAGAGAAAAGTCTGGAAAAGAGAACAGATCCAgtaatctgcagcagctgtgtgatgttgtcacatcaatatggaccaaaaatctctgaggaatatttccagcaccttgttgaatctgtgccatgaagaatgaaagcagctctgaaggcaaaagagggtccaaTTGGCAAggcgtacctaataaagtgtctggtgagcatatattttttaaatcctgGTCTCATCACCCACAAATCCAGAAACCCAGAAGATGCATGATAGCTCTCAATCTGGATGACAGATACAGGAGATACTTTTAACACTAACACGACAAAAATGATCGTAAGctacaatttatttattcattgctCCCAttagggggtggtggtggtggtttgcCATTGTCACCACTGCATGGTCTTAGATCTGGTCAGTTTCCTGGTCAGAGCGTGGCGAACAGTCAGCATGTAGGAGCGACGGTCAGGCAGAGGGCGCTGCTGATCCAACACCAGCCTGTTTCACACACAACACATCAGCTGTCAATCAAACAACACAAAGCCTCATAAAGAGCTGCACTGAGTGCTGTTTTGAGTATATTGCTGCATTAAATATTGCATTCCTAgtggaaacactgaaaatatactTCAATTTTTGTCTAGTATGGAAAGGAATCACAGCTTATGTCATGTGTTTAAGCGTATCTGAGTGCAGGCTTGATCGCACTGTGTGAAgctggacacaaacacacagaaggaaACGAACCTGACGAGCTGAAGCATCGCTGCTTCCACTGCCAGGGCCGCTTCTGCCACAGACAACTCTCTGAAaccacacctacacacacacacacacacacacacacacacacacacacacacacacacacacacacacacaacaaaatgaatgttTCAGTTAGTCAGCACACGAGGCAATAGTATTTATTTACTCTATTTAATATTCAAACTATATAGGTCCTGTATACGTGGAACGTGCCACTGATTTagtcagaaacagcatgaaagcaggTACTGGGGTGGAGATGGGTTGCAATGTGGCTTGCAGATGCACAGCAAATGTGGGCAGGCTAAAACAGCTTCAGTAGCCGATACGTTCAAAAGCTAGGGTGTACAACTGACTCGGCTTACCTGAACATTATCCTTAATTAATTATAAAAgttattataaattatataaattataaaagttttattactaaatatagcaaaaaaagaaaaacattgtgcAGTATCGCCATTAAAATCTGAaaatctgagcactcaaaccTTAAATCTTTGGCCAGTCTCTGTCCTTCCTCTGTTGTCACCTGCCTGCCGATTTCCAGATCTGCCTTGTTGGCTACCAGCACTGCAGGAACAActgacacatgcatgcacaaaatTGAAGTAACAATAAACCAGCTGGATGACACAATGGCACGCAGTCTGGAGTTATTCTGTCAACACACTACCTACTTAGGACAGGATGGCACAACCAAACatggaatgtgtgtgtgtctttatgtgtgtgtaaaggTGACAATAGACAGATAGagacctgctgtttgtgtggaggCCGGACTGCAGGCGCCGTATATGGACAGTTTTCTAAGATCTTCATTATGAACTTTCCCTCATGCACTCCACTTTTTTCAAACAAATATGCCACTTAAAGCCTCCATGGGTACGATTCCAAAGATTTAAATGTGGCAAGTCTTGGCAAGTCTCCCTACCCAGATTCTGCTTGGTTTGGTCAATGAGTGCTTTGAGCCGTGGGACCTCCAGGAAGCTGAAGCGTTGTGTGACGGAGTAGAGCAGCAGAAAACCATCAGCCCAGCGGATGGAGGACTCCAGAGAAGCTACAGAGCTCTCCTGGAGGAGAATGTAGCATAAAGCCTTGTCAGATTTATTCATGCAAAAAAGGCATAGTTGGGATATGTGTTAATTTTCTAACTTGCTCAAAGCTCAGATGAGTCAAGAGAAAAGGCTTCACACCCACCAACCAAGGGTctacctatctatctatctatctatctatctatctatctatctatctatctatctatctatctatctatctatctatctatctatctatctatctatctatctatctatctatctatctatctatctatctatctatctatctatctatagctGGCTGTAAAAAAgtgaagcaaaataaaacaaataaaataactgtgATGTATGTTACACATTGGCTGTAATTTCACAATCCAAAAAGGGAAAAGCtagatttacatttatttttaaatttccccATTTTCTACAGTGTGAATAATGTCttttaaaatgcagcacagctgaagcattaaaaaaaatatgactatGACAAAGTTATGAATAAAAGCCAACGTTTACCTTCCAAGTTAAGTCGAGAATCTCCAGATCAACAGTTTCCTGGTCGAGTACCCGGCTGCATTTGTAGGTCACCTCTGTAGAAACACACAGTACTGCCAGTGACTGTCCCAGGTAAGTAATGTAATGTTTACTgtgagtaataaaaaaaaaacaaaaaacatttaccCAAGtcttaccctttttatggtcgTATTCTCCAATAAATCGCTTGGTTATGAAACGAACACACAGGGCTGgagacacaaaacagacacgGGCACTGAAGGGAGAAGCAGACACTGGAGAATATCTCTCTCACACTgtgcacatttacacacacacacacacacacacacacacacacacacacacacacacacacacacacacacacacacacacacacacacacacacacacaaagcatccTGTGTTCACGCCATGTCACACTGTGTCAGTGTTGCTTTGGAAATACCCTCTCAGTGGcactatttaaataaatgcataagtGGATTCTCCATGTTTGGGTGGAAAGAGCCTGAAAGGCTTGTGTTTATCTGACTCCTTTGTCCACTGTTTAAGGACTTGCTGCGTTTTAGCAGGACACATTAAAAAGTTAAACGGGATATTTTGCTGTCTGAAATTTGCTCCACCAGTCCTAATATGAGAGAAATTAATGGAATTTGATGTGTGGCCCTTTAAACTGCTGAAGTTTCCCTGTTAAATTACGTATGtataatattaaaatgataTAGGTGTGCTGGAGTGTATCGTCTTTTTTCGCGGCAGGAAAGCAGCTGTATGAGCTCATATTAGATTATTTGAAAGCGagcacaaacatttgaaatgaaaagTGACAAATTAGTCTATCACACTCAACTGAAAATGAGCTATTTTTAGAAATAGACAGTAGTAGTAGACACACTGGAAGCACAGCAATGGAGGTCCTACAGGTGCGTGTAAGATGAACAACTTATGAAGAGTGTAAGGTTTCCATTTTTAGCAAAACCTTTTAAACCGTGACGGGCAGTTGACCCTAAACTTAACCTCTTCTATGCACCGATGAACTGTTATCTAATTCAGAACTTACCAAACACACCCCCCTCTTCATCTGCCTGTGTTTTTCAGCTGGTGTTTTGTCCTAGTTTACCTGTTTTCCCAGTGTTCGGAGCTCCCAGAATGAGGAGTTTGACTGtaaccatttttttctgctgcagccGAAATTAGTCCAGCGTGTGCCCTGCTGCTTGTCCCTGATGGAAGGCCTGAAGGGAAGAGTGAAGAGAGGAGGCTGAGCCAGTGTTAGGAGACAACGCAAAATTAaatgctgaaatataaaaactatGCACACTCTCAAAGAAGCGAGTAACAACAAGGACAATGAAGCTGCAAACTGGATAGAAAACTTACTGCTGCATGAATTCTGACcatgaagtaaaaataaattccAGATATGGGGAGTAATAAAAATGAACTCTCTGTTCAGCCTCAGACACTAAACAGACAGAGAATGGAGAGATGAGcctgtctcctctcctctctctctctctagtatGTGACAAGAGCTATTTGTCTGCAGGAATGGTGTCCAACTCTGTGTGCAAATCCTATTTTGGATCCAttgagaacacacacagacactcctTTAATTACTCAATCACATCAAAACCTTGCATCTAACAGTAAAAGTTCTTTGACACCAGATATACAACCACAAATCCAGAATGTTTTCATACCTCACTATAATGGCTTTGAGACTCAGGTGAGTGCCTCTGAGTGTTTGTACACACTTCAGATTCTAAATGTCAAGTGAGCTGGAGAGAAGTTTTGGAGTAAGTGAGCAGAAAGAGTGTTTTGGAGCTCAAGTGCTTATTTAGTGTTTCTTTGTAGAATCAGtactgtgtggttttttttttattcttttacacAGCTACATTTCAGCTGTGTGAAGCATGTTATTTTGATTTGGTGCATGTTGAATCTCTCATGCTTTTCCTTACCTTCTGGCATGTATACATACAGttacaatggtggatgctcatattaaacgtGGCCAAAGTTTAAAGTAATGAGGTCAGTCTGTGCACGAGTAActcctgtgagccaaaagcccaggctcagtgttttatttcagaCACTGTATTCTACACTTACATGGCCATCTCAGGCACACCGCCTGCTGTGGAAACCTTTTGTTTGTGAGGAGCAGCCAATCGGAAGAAAGTTGATCGATCTTGTGATAGGCCGCACAGAGGATCAGTATGCAAAGTTACTCTGAGAGCCTAAAATTAAGCTCTAAGCTCTATTAAAGCCCATTTTTGCTTTCTAGCCAGCTGCTGTTTAGTAAGTCATGGACACATCTTTAAACTGCAGCCAGCTGTTaatagttacatttttattttaagctgAAAGGGTAGAGGAAGTTAAAATTCTAGGATCCTGAAACACAACTAAATGAAGAATGTGTCTGAAGATGATTATGGTCtgaagctgaaaaaagaaaaatccacataAAGGAATTTCTATTATGTGCATCTTATATTCAAAGGAGTGTTGGAGAATATTCATCAGAGATCATATGACACAAAATTAAAGGGTTGTGGTCTTTTCAGTTATGGCTGAGATTATAGATCTCTTATGAGCTTTTAAGAACTCATTTTAATTGTATTACAATAAcgtaatgaataaaaaaaaaacacattaaagctgTAATAAAGGCTGTTTaagattttattcatattttgtaTGCTTCTCAGATTTATTCAACAAAGCTCGTTCTCAGAGCCGAAAACGATTCAACGGTATACACAAGCATCGAGGGCGACTTTAACTTATGGAGAAACGCAAAGTTCAGAGAAGTGTGTTTCAGAGGAAAAAGGCAGAGTTGTTGTTCTTATGTCGGTTGTTGTCATCAGGCGTTCAGCAGACAGAAGGCTCGTCGACGGCCGCGGCTCCTTCTGTGACCGCTTTGACGCACTTCGCCATCGTTTGGGAAGCCCTGCTGATGGAGTCTGAACACACAATAAAGCCAAGATTATGACACACATTTGCGTatccattatttaaaaaacaaaaacaaaaaaaagctattaaaaaaaaacaacttaccTGTCATGTAGAAGTCCTTTACTGTGAGCTGAGGTGGCACCAGAGGAGCTGCTAAGAGGTCCTGGTTGACAGTCTGAGAGGAGCAAAATGAGGAAACGGTTGAATCAAGATGTTGGGAAAATCCGATGCAGACCAGctaactgtgtgtgt from Archocentrus centrarchus isolate MPI-CPG fArcCen1 chromosome 2, fArcCen1, whole genome shotgun sequence includes the following:
- the LOC115793118 gene encoding ras-related and estrogen-regulated growth inhibitor — translated: MVTVKLLILGAPNTGKTALCVRFITKRFIGEYDHKKEVTYKCSRVLDQETVDLEILDLTWKESSVASLESSIRWADGFLLLYSVTQRFSFLEVPRLKALIDQTKQNLVVPAVLVANKADLEIGRQVTTEEGQRLAKDLRCGFRELSVAEAALAVEAAMLQLVRLVLDQQRPLPDRRSYMLTVRHALTRKLTRSKTMQW